In Sodalis ligni, a single genomic region encodes these proteins:
- the treY gene encoding malto-oligosyltrehalose synthase codes for MTFDRAAGLVPYLKRLGISHLYASPVFTATAESTHGYDVTDANEIEPAIGGRAGFHRMVAALKGAGLGLIIDIVPNHMAASLENPWWRDVIEHGENSRYARHFDIHWSRRLTLPFLGDTFDAVLENGEIAVQPDPKTGKPAFAYYDSFYPLAPETWADREAEVLNLTDKAKIAELHDRQPYRLMSWLEAPRDLSYRRFFEITGLVGVRVEDKAVFDDTHRLILELVHSGAVDGLRVDHVDGLADPKAYLHRLRREAGPDCYITVEKILAEGEDIPADWPISGTTGYEFMASLADVLVDGDKIGALRKAYHDVVGKPVNMESELRAAKLLMVDKNFEGEFTTLLMLAMAIARGEAVRLDEKAARSALRELLVAFPVYRTYGTAQGLPPADYGLLQKVAAKVRTGVNAPDPEALDFLIRILAGEISEDASGEAAVFRTRFQQLTGPLMAKSVEDTLFFRQHMALALNEVGAEPVPRVFPLDRFHAQMKLRLERHPDALSGTSTHDTKRGEDARARLYTLTEAPDLWAACVARWRHMNQSHIKALNDGPAPEPAVEWMLYQALAGVWPTTLHPHDVTGLRALEERFAAYVEKALREAKLRTNWADSNDTYEKAVLDYACRLLSPANHDFLLDFFGALQPFIRAGLVNSLTQTVVKLTAPGVPDIYQGSEALDFSLADPDNRREPDFAALERLLPEDDKPVSTTEEGWLRGRLKQHVIARLLRLRRQMPTLFRQGDYLPLAAAGRRGENVLAFARAENDDALIVITPCLVFGALRDSLARPQMKCWPQTEIILPHRLAHRRYRNILSGEEIVLTDRIDLASVDGCLPVILMS; via the coding sequence ATGACCTTCGACCGCGCCGCGGGGCTTGTGCCCTACCTGAAGCGGCTCGGCATCAGCCATCTTTATGCTTCGCCGGTGTTCACCGCCACCGCCGAATCGACCCACGGCTACGACGTGACCGACGCCAATGAGATAGAGCCCGCCATCGGCGGCCGGGCAGGTTTCCACCGCATGGTGGCGGCATTAAAAGGCGCGGGTCTGGGTCTGATCATTGACATTGTGCCGAACCACATGGCCGCTTCACTGGAAAATCCGTGGTGGCGCGACGTTATCGAGCATGGCGAAAACAGCCGCTACGCCCGGCATTTCGACATTCACTGGTCGCGCCGCCTGACCTTACCCTTCCTCGGGGATACCTTCGACGCCGTGCTGGAAAACGGCGAGATTGCCGTGCAGCCCGACCCGAAGACCGGCAAGCCGGCTTTCGCCTATTACGACAGCTTCTACCCCCTTGCCCCGGAAACCTGGGCGGACCGCGAGGCGGAAGTCCTGAATCTCACCGATAAGGCGAAAATCGCCGAACTGCACGACAGACAGCCCTATCGACTGATGTCTTGGCTGGAGGCGCCGCGGGATCTCTCCTACCGTCGCTTTTTCGAGATAACCGGTCTGGTGGGGGTCCGGGTCGAGGACAAGGCCGTTTTCGACGATACCCACCGGCTTATCCTCGAACTGGTTCATTCCGGGGCGGTGGACGGGCTGCGGGTGGATCATGTGGACGGGCTCGCCGACCCGAAAGCCTATCTCCATCGCCTTCGCCGGGAGGCCGGACCGGACTGCTATATCACGGTGGAAAAGATCCTTGCCGAGGGGGAGGATATTCCGGCGGACTGGCCGATTTCCGGTACAACCGGTTACGAATTCATGGCATCGCTGGCGGATGTACTGGTAGACGGCGATAAAATCGGCGCCCTGCGCAAGGCCTATCACGATGTGGTGGGCAAGCCGGTAAATATGGAATCTGAACTGCGGGCGGCCAAGCTTTTGATGGTGGATAAAAATTTCGAGGGTGAATTCACCACCCTGTTGATGCTTGCCATGGCGATCGCCAGGGGGGAAGCCGTGCGGCTTGACGAGAAAGCCGCCAGGTCGGCCCTGCGCGAGCTGCTGGTTGCTTTTCCGGTCTACCGCACCTACGGCACGGCGCAAGGGTTGCCGCCGGCGGACTATGGCCTGCTGCAAAAGGTGGCCGCCAAGGTGAGGACCGGCGTGAATGCTCCCGATCCGGAGGCGCTCGATTTCCTTATCCGCATTCTCGCCGGCGAAATCTCTGAAGACGCGTCTGGCGAGGCCGCCGTTTTCCGCACCCGATTCCAGCAGTTGACGGGTCCGCTGATGGCCAAATCGGTGGAGGACACGCTGTTCTTCCGTCAGCACATGGCGCTGGCCCTCAACGAAGTGGGCGCCGAACCGGTGCCGCGCGTCTTTCCCCTGGACCGCTTCCACGCCCAGATGAAATTGCGGCTCGAACGGCATCCCGATGCGCTTTCCGGCACCTCGACCCATGATACCAAACGCGGCGAGGACGCCCGCGCACGGCTCTACACGCTCACCGAAGCGCCGGACCTCTGGGCGGCATGCGTCGCCCGCTGGCGCCACATGAACCAATCCCACATCAAGGCCCTCAACGATGGTCCGGCGCCGGAGCCGGCTGTCGAATGGATGCTCTATCAGGCGCTGGCCGGCGTCTGGCCGACAACGCTACACCCCCATGACGTGACGGGATTACGGGCGCTTGAAGAGAGGTTTGCCGCCTATGTGGAAAAAGCGTTGCGGGAAGCGAAGCTGCGCACTAACTGGGCCGACAGCAACGACACCTATGAAAAGGCCGTACTCGACTATGCGTGCCGCCTGCTTTCGCCGGCGAACCATGACTTTCTCCTGGATTTTTTCGGCGCGCTGCAACCCTTTATCCGCGCCGGCCTGGTCAACAGCCTTACCCAGACCGTCGTCAAGCTGACGGCGCCGGGCGTGCCGGATATCTACCAGGGCAGCGAGGCGCTGGATTTCAGCCTCGCCGATCCCGACAATCGGCGTGAGCCGGATTTCGCCGCGCTCGAACGGCTGTTGCCCGAGGATGACAAGCCGGTTTCCACCACCGAAGAGGGCTGGCTGCGCGGCCGGCTCAAACAGCATGTCATCGCCAGGCTTCTGCGTTTACGCCGGCAGATGCCGACGCTGTTTCGCCAGGGCGACTATCTGCCGCTCGCCGCCGCGGGCAGGCGTGGGGAAAACGTCCTGGCTTTCGCACGGGCGGAAAATGATGATGCGCTGATTGTCATCACCCCTTGTCTGGTTTTCGGCGCGCTGAGGGACAGCCTTGCCCGGCCGCAGATGAAGTGTTGGCCGCAAACGGAAATCATCCTGCCCCATCGGCTGGCCCACCGCCGCTACCGCAACATTCTCAGCGGAGAAGAGATAGTCTTGACCGACCGCATCGACCTGGCATCAGTGGATGGCTGTTTGCCCGTCATTTTGATGAGTTGA
- a CDS encoding LacI family DNA-binding transcriptional regulator gives MANIRDVARHAGVSVSSVSNVLNGRSDQMRLATLERIRQAMQELNYHSNRVAQQLKTGQAKMIGLLVPSIVNPSFAVLTREVDRAAKARQYRVLLGNTYRQEDEEQAFLEDMFAHGVQGVIVAASAMERPHFANAARLGLVMVNYDSRMPSDALLGNLPFDSVSMDNVAAGRMAAEHLIERGCRQLAFVTEAFLTISRAHKIEGFFSAVRDHGLTDSARVIEGKALAAYGDTEMTELGRTLAAKVLQQAPRPDGIVAINDALGIGLMAGLRDAGVRIPQDISVIGIDNIPLADLVHPALTSVMPPLTEMVAVMVERLLARIENPSITPGEFLFPPRLISRHSVIDSTEP, from the coding sequence ATGGCAAATATTCGGGATGTCGCGCGTCACGCCGGGGTTTCAGTAAGCAGCGTGTCCAATGTGCTGAACGGCCGCTCCGATCAAATGCGCCTGGCGACCTTGGAACGCATCAGGCAGGCCATGCAGGAGTTAAACTATCATTCCAACCGGGTGGCGCAGCAGCTTAAAACCGGGCAGGCCAAAATGATTGGTTTACTGGTTCCGTCCATCGTCAACCCAAGCTTTGCGGTTTTGACGCGTGAAGTGGACCGGGCCGCCAAAGCGCGCCAGTACCGGGTGCTGTTAGGCAATACCTATCGCCAGGAAGACGAAGAACAGGCCTTTTTGGAAGATATGTTCGCGCACGGCGTGCAGGGAGTGATTGTGGCGGCCAGCGCCATGGAGCGCCCGCACTTCGCCAATGCCGCCAGGCTCGGGCTGGTGATGGTGAACTACGACAGCCGGATGCCGAGCGACGCGCTGCTCGGGAACCTGCCTTTTGACAGCGTATCGATGGATAACGTTGCGGCCGGCCGGATGGCGGCGGAACACCTGATAGAGCGAGGATGCCGGCAGTTGGCATTCGTCACGGAAGCTTTCTTGACCATCAGCCGCGCGCATAAAATCGAAGGCTTTTTTTCCGCGGTCAGGGACCACGGTCTGACGGACAGCGCCAGGGTGATCGAAGGGAAAGCCCTGGCGGCTTATGGCGATACCGAAATGACCGAGCTAGGGCGCACCCTGGCGGCCAAAGTATTGCAACAAGCCCCCCGGCCCGACGGCATTGTGGCGATCAACGATGCGCTGGGTATCGGGCTGATGGCCGGGCTGCGGGACGCCGGCGTCCGTATTCCGCAGGATATTTCCGTTATCGGCATCGATAATATTCCCCTGGCGGATCTCGTCCACCCCGCGCTGACGTCCGTCATGCCGCCATTAACGGAAATGGTGGCGGTAATGGTGGAAAGGCTATTGGCCAGAATAGAAAATCCGTCGATTACGCCGGGAGAGTTTTTATTTCCTCCCCGGTTGATTTCTCGTCATTCGGTAATCGATAGCACTGAACCTTGA
- a CDS encoding SDR family oxidoreductase produces the protein MSIEGKVIVITGASSGIGRAAALLLAERGASIVLGARRSDRLAALSEAIVAKGGKASYLVTDVKRRNDVIRLVAHAVERFGKLDVLVNNAGIAPISLLDDLKVEDWEDMIDVNVKGVLYGIAAALPVFRRQGFGHFVNTLSTAGIQIVPAMAVYAGSKNAVRAISEGLRQEAGPSLRVTTISPGYVDTELPSSMTDAALRERGEASMKAMAIPAGAIAEAIAFAVAQPDNVDVGEVVVRPTAQA, from the coding sequence ATGAGTATTGAAGGTAAGGTCATCGTCATCACCGGCGCCAGCAGCGGGATCGGCCGGGCCGCCGCGCTGCTGCTTGCAGAACGCGGGGCCAGTATCGTACTCGGCGCAAGGCGGTCCGACAGGCTCGCGGCCCTGTCCGAGGCGATCGTGGCCAAGGGAGGGAAAGCGTCATATCTCGTCACCGATGTCAAACGGCGCAACGACGTCATCCGACTCGTGGCACACGCCGTCGAGCGATTCGGCAAGCTGGACGTTCTGGTCAATAATGCCGGGATCGCCCCGATTTCCCTGCTGGACGACCTGAAAGTTGAGGATTGGGAAGACATGATCGACGTGAACGTAAAGGGCGTACTCTACGGAATTGCCGCGGCTTTGCCCGTTTTCCGTCGCCAGGGCTTCGGGCATTTCGTTAACACGCTGTCCACCGCCGGCATACAGATTGTCCCGGCCATGGCAGTCTACGCCGGTTCGAAAAACGCCGTCAGGGCGATCTCCGAAGGACTCCGCCAGGAGGCCGGCCCGTCGCTTCGGGTGACGACCATCTCCCCCGGCTATGTGGATACGGAACTGCCCTCGTCGATGACGGACGCGGCCCTGCGGGAACGGGGCGAGGCGAGTATGAAGGCAATGGCGATTCCGGCGGGCGCCATAGCCGAAGCTATTGCATTCGCGGTGGCGCAGCCCGACAACGTGGATGTCGGCGAGGTAGTGGTGCGTCCCACTGCCCAAGCGTAA
- the treZ gene encoding malto-oligosyltrehalose trehalohydrolase, with amino-acid sequence MDSKSFFKSWGAEYVADGAVRFRLWAPGQDRVTLRLAGEDAQMSPLGDGWFERLATGVSPGAEYHFVLADGTAVPDPASRAQKADVNGPSLVIDPRRYGWRNGEWRGRPWEETVVYEMHIGTFTPEGTFRAAMEKLPYLAELGITMIEVLPVSQFGGNRGWGYDGVLLYAPHSAYGAPEDFKAFIDAAHGHGLSVVLDIVLNHFGPEGNYLPLLAPDFFHKERMTPWGAGIAYDVDAARRYIVEAPLYWLGEFNLDGLRFDAIDQIEDTSRKHVLIEIAERIRAGITHRPIHLTTEDSRNVIFLHPRGEDGSAPLFTGEWNDDFHNAVHVFATGETHAYYHDFAKEPEKLVARALAEGFAYQGEVSPQTGKKRGVKSAGQPPVAFVDFIQNHDQVGNRARGERLIGLAGVDRTKVLLAALLLSPHIPLLFMGEEYGENNPFLFFTDFHGSLAKAVREGRAKEFEGHAGHEGESVPDPNARKTFEMSKLDWKKTGGRDGKDWLALTRELLALRRQYVVPLLATAGGNAGRVVKTTQGFLAVTWTFPKGILSMALNISETPQPLPHLPGETIFVWPNAAKELPQHAIIVRLAAGAAS; translated from the coding sequence ATGGATTCCAAATCATTTTTCAAAAGTTGGGGCGCCGAATATGTCGCCGACGGCGCCGTCCGCTTTCGCCTCTGGGCGCCCGGCCAGGACAGGGTGACGCTCAGGCTTGCCGGCGAAGACGCACAGATGAGTCCCCTCGGCGACGGCTGGTTCGAACGGCTGGCAACCGGCGTGTCCCCCGGCGCGGAATATCATTTTGTTCTCGCCGACGGCACGGCGGTGCCGGACCCCGCCTCCCGCGCCCAGAAGGCGGATGTCAATGGCCCGTCCCTGGTCATCGACCCCAGGCGCTACGGCTGGCGGAACGGCGAATGGCGCGGCCGCCCCTGGGAAGAAACGGTTGTCTACGAAATGCACATCGGCACCTTCACCCCGGAAGGCACGTTCCGGGCCGCGATGGAAAAACTGCCTTATCTCGCCGAACTCGGTATCACCATGATCGAGGTGCTGCCCGTTTCGCAGTTCGGCGGCAACCGTGGCTGGGGCTATGACGGCGTGCTGCTTTACGCGCCGCATTCCGCCTATGGCGCGCCGGAGGATTTCAAGGCCTTTATCGATGCCGCCCACGGCCACGGCCTCTCGGTGGTGCTGGATATCGTGCTCAACCATTTCGGCCCGGAGGGCAATTACCTGCCGCTTCTGGCGCCCGATTTCTTCCACAAAGAGCGGATGACGCCCTGGGGCGCCGGCATCGCCTATGACGTCGATGCGGCCCGCCGTTATATCGTGGAAGCGCCGCTCTACTGGCTGGGGGAGTTCAATCTTGACGGCCTGCGCTTCGACGCGATTGATCAGATTGAGGATACCTCCCGCAAGCACGTGCTGATAGAGATAGCCGAGCGTATCAGGGCCGGGATAACCCACCGGCCGATCCATCTGACGACCGAGGACAGCCGCAACGTCATTTTCCTGCATCCGCGCGGGGAAGACGGCTCAGCGCCGCTCTTCACCGGCGAATGGAATGATGATTTCCACAATGCCGTCCATGTCTTCGCCACCGGCGAGACGCATGCCTATTACCATGATTTTGCCAAGGAACCCGAAAAACTTGTGGCCCGTGCCTTGGCGGAAGGTTTCGCCTACCAGGGCGAGGTTTCGCCGCAGACGGGCAAAAAGCGCGGCGTAAAAAGCGCCGGCCAGCCGCCGGTCGCCTTTGTGGATTTTATTCAGAACCACGACCAGGTAGGCAACCGCGCCCGGGGCGAAAGGCTGATCGGCCTGGCCGGCGTTGACCGCACCAAGGTCCTGCTCGCCGCGCTGCTCTTATCGCCGCATATTCCGCTGCTCTTCATGGGCGAGGAGTATGGCGAGAATAATCCCTTTTTGTTCTTCACCGATTTCCATGGCTCACTCGCCAAGGCCGTGCGCGAGGGCCGGGCGAAGGAATTCGAGGGCCATGCCGGCCATGAGGGCGAAAGCGTGCCCGATCCCAACGCCAGGAAGACCTTTGAGATGTCAAAGCTTGACTGGAAAAAAACGGGCGGCAGGGATGGGAAGGACTGGCTGGCGCTCACCCGAGAGCTGTTGGCGCTGCGCCGGCAGTATGTCGTGCCGTTGCTCGCCACGGCCGGCGGCAATGCCGGCAGGGTGGTGAAGACCACACAAGGCTTTCTTGCCGTCACCTGGACTTTCCCGAAAGGCATTTTATCGATGGCGCTCAATATCAGCGAAACGCCCCAGCCGCTTCCCCACCTGCCTGGCGAGACGATCTTCGTCTGGCCGAACGCGGCAAAGGAGCTGCCGCAGCATGCCATCATTGTCCGTCTCGCCGCAGGAGCCGCATCGTGA
- a CDS encoding AraC family transcriptional regulator gives MDPLSEVFSLLNVRAARCTRFEASGGWSYRFPAKPALKFGAVTRGACWIDFSDQPRHQLAAGDCFLLANAPAYVLANDEHRAPEDGITAFDWAQSDIAHHEGDDTVLLAGSFSFEASDAQLLLGSLPRFLLIPAGNPSASVIRSTLQILDHEIRGTQIGTAVLTDRLADVLLVQVLRAALDQGNGEDFGWLGALVDVRIGKAIGLMHGNAAYPWTLEALANAAAMSRSAFSKRFKSIVGLSPLDYLLRWRMRLARDMLRRGSTVAAAAFRVGYSSESAFGHAFKRVYALAPKQYSRSYILSKTPRRR, from the coding sequence GTGGACCCTCTCTCTGAAGTCTTTTCTCTTTTAAACGTTCGCGCCGCGCGTTGCACAAGATTTGAAGCCAGCGGAGGCTGGTCCTATCGCTTTCCGGCGAAACCCGCATTAAAGTTCGGCGCGGTGACCCGTGGCGCCTGCTGGATCGATTTTAGCGACCAACCACGCCATCAGCTCGCGGCGGGGGACTGTTTTCTGCTCGCCAACGCGCCGGCCTATGTGCTGGCGAATGACGAACACCGGGCGCCGGAAGACGGCATCACGGCGTTCGATTGGGCGCAGTCGGATATCGCGCATCATGAAGGGGACGACACGGTTTTGCTGGCCGGCAGCTTCAGCTTTGAAGCGTCGGATGCACAATTGCTTCTCGGCTCGCTGCCGCGTTTTCTGCTGATACCGGCCGGCAACCCTTCGGCATCGGTTATTCGCTCCACGCTGCAGATTCTCGACCATGAGATCCGGGGGACGCAGATAGGCACCGCCGTCCTCACCGACCGGCTGGCCGACGTCCTGCTCGTTCAGGTGCTGCGGGCAGCGCTGGATCAGGGAAACGGGGAGGATTTCGGCTGGCTGGGCGCGTTGGTGGATGTCAGGATCGGTAAAGCCATCGGACTAATGCATGGTAATGCCGCTTACCCCTGGACGCTAGAGGCATTGGCCAACGCGGCGGCCATGTCGCGTTCCGCATTTTCAAAACGGTTCAAATCCATAGTCGGCCTGTCGCCCCTTGACTACCTGCTCCGCTGGAGAATGCGGCTGGCGCGGGATATGTTGCGACGCGGTTCAACGGTTGCCGCGGCGGCCTTCCGGGTGGGATACTCCTCCGAGAGCGCATTCGGGCACGCGTTCAAACGCGTTTATGCCCTCGCCCCGAAGCAATATTCGCGCTCATATATTCTTTCTAAGACACCACGCCGACGGTAA
- a CDS encoding TRAP transporter large permease subunit encodes MVDTSMATKGHTGPLVYLSRLSKFLTMITSWAGALVLLINVLVVFLSVIWRYMLHSPIEWAEEVARAMMIALVFFGVATSTGRGGHIGVDLFLRFIPEQIRPYIVHASRWVLFLVAVGLVISSYDLGQASWLQTTETGLPQVIYVIPVIIGSVVMMVAALEHALRERAKVVLVSGAGIVVLALLGYLKLSMMPDPSSAAAGFMLICFVLGIFAGVPIAFTLGMSAMVFFICDPSLPFVFFSQQVISGVDHFVLLAIPFFLLAGAAMEINGMSTRLVELVVRGMGRFRGGLNMTTVLSMAFFSGISGSKLADVAAVGGVLMPAVRRANQNSEEAAGVFAASAVISETIPPCVNLIVLGFVANISIGALFLAGLIPAACLLVLMLIAANRFGGKINIREAYPKMRPLLQLWIGAIVGLAMIFMIGRGVMMGIATSTEISAFAVVYAIVVGRLAFGELTFRATVKMFVDTAAMSGVLLFIVACATSLSYVLTIQMIPQEIAQFLVGIGVKQGAWVFLMLTIVLLIVFGAVLEGAPALIIFAPILVPIATQLGFNPLHFGIVMILSMGFGLFSPPIGLGLYTTCAICGVEMKNVIPPMIKYLAVSLFGIIVIAMVPTISTWLPRLAGY; translated from the coding sequence ATGGTAGACACATCTATGGCGACAAAAGGGCATACGGGACCGCTGGTTTATCTCAGTCGGCTCAGTAAATTCCTGACAATGATAACCTCCTGGGCGGGCGCCCTGGTTTTGCTGATTAACGTGCTGGTGGTGTTTCTCTCGGTAATCTGGCGTTATATGTTGCATTCCCCCATCGAGTGGGCGGAAGAAGTGGCGCGCGCCATGATGATCGCCCTGGTGTTCTTCGGGGTCGCCACGTCTACCGGCCGCGGCGGGCATATCGGGGTCGACCTGTTTTTGCGGTTTATCCCTGAACAAATACGCCCTTATATTGTACACGCCAGCCGCTGGGTGCTGTTTCTGGTGGCCGTCGGGCTGGTGATTTCCAGTTATGATCTGGGCCAGGCGTCCTGGCTGCAAACCACGGAAACCGGCCTGCCGCAGGTCATCTACGTGATCCCGGTCATCATTGGTTCGGTGGTCATGATGGTGGCGGCCCTTGAACACGCCCTGCGCGAGCGCGCCAAAGTGGTGCTGGTCAGCGGCGCGGGGATTGTGGTATTAGCACTGCTGGGCTACCTGAAACTTTCCATGATGCCCGATCCTTCAAGCGCAGCGGCGGGATTCATGCTGATCTGTTTTGTGCTCGGCATCTTTGCCGGCGTGCCGATCGCCTTTACGCTCGGTATGTCGGCGATGGTATTTTTTATCTGCGATCCGTCGCTGCCGTTCGTATTCTTTTCCCAGCAGGTTATCTCCGGCGTGGATCACTTTGTCTTGCTGGCGATTCCGTTTTTTCTGCTGGCCGGCGCCGCAATGGAAATCAACGGCATGTCGACCCGGCTGGTTGAGCTGGTGGTGCGCGGCATGGGCCGCTTTCGCGGCGGGCTGAATATGACCACCGTGCTGTCGATGGCGTTCTTCTCCGGGATTTCAGGCTCCAAACTGGCGGATGTCGCCGCCGTGGGCGGGGTATTGATGCCGGCCGTGCGCCGCGCTAATCAGAACAGTGAAGAGGCCGCCGGGGTATTTGCCGCTTCCGCGGTGATTTCCGAGACCATCCCCCCCTGCGTCAACCTGATTGTCCTTGGGTTCGTGGCGAATATCTCCATAGGCGCGCTGTTTCTCGCCGGACTGATTCCGGCCGCTTGCCTGCTGGTGCTGATGCTGATAGCGGCTAACCGCTTCGGCGGCAAAATCAATATCAGGGAAGCCTACCCAAAGATGCGCCCGCTGCTGCAGCTGTGGATTGGCGCCATTGTCGGTTTGGCGATGATTTTCATGATTGGCCGCGGTGTGATGATGGGCATTGCCACCTCCACCGAAATTTCCGCCTTTGCCGTGGTATACGCCATCGTCGTCGGCCGGCTGGCCTTTGGCGAACTGACCTTCCGGGCAACGGTGAAGATGTTTGTGGATACGGCCGCCATGTCGGGGGTTCTGCTGTTTATCGTGGCCTGCGCCACCAGTCTCTCCTATGTATTGACCATCCAGATGATCCCGCAGGAAATCGCGCAATTTCTGGTGGGCATCGGTGTGAAGCAGGGCGCCTGGGTATTCCTGATGCTGACGATTGTCCTGCTGATCGTATTCGGCGCCGTGCTGGAAGGCGCGCCGGCGCTGATCATCTTCGCGCCTATTCTGGTACCTATCGCCACGCAGCTGGGATTTAACCCGCTGCACTTTGGCATTGTGATGATTCTCTCCATGGGGTTCGGCCTGTTCTCGCCGCCCATCGGTTTAGGGCTATACACCACCTGCGCAATCTGTGGGGTGGAGATGAAAAATGTTATTCCGCCGATGATTAAATACCTGGCTGTCTCGCTGTTCGGGATTATTGTCATCGCCATGGTGCCGACCATCAGCACCTGGCTGCCCCGATTGGCCGGTTATTGA
- a CDS encoding SDR family NAD(P)-dependent oxidoreductase, giving the protein MGSLSGKKVFITGAEQGIGKATAIELIKAGCDIYIHFFSNEEGPKELVSLATSLGQWAAYGYADLTNEDDTKKCVLAAAEFLGGVDILVNNVGGIIARKWLGEIDSQFWKTVIDVNMTTMLNVTQSALPYLKQAPDGASVVNLASLAGRSGGHSGSLAYSTTKGAVLAWTRSLAAELGQYGIRVNAVAPGLILGTRFHNQHTTKESADETISAIPLGRAGTAEDVARVIKFLAAEYDGFVSGATIDINGGIYRM; this is encoded by the coding sequence ATGGGCAGTTTGTCAGGAAAAAAAGTATTTATTACCGGCGCCGAGCAAGGCATTGGCAAAGCGACGGCAATAGAGCTGATCAAAGCGGGCTGTGATATTTATATCCATTTTTTCAGCAATGAAGAGGGCCCCAAAGAACTCGTTAGCCTGGCGACCTCTTTAGGGCAATGGGCCGCTTATGGTTATGCTGATTTAACCAATGAAGACGACACGAAAAAATGCGTATTGGCGGCGGCGGAGTTTTTAGGCGGCGTCGACATTCTGGTTAATAACGTCGGCGGCATTATCGCCAGGAAATGGCTGGGAGAAATAGATAGCCAGTTCTGGAAAACGGTCATTGACGTCAATATGACTACCATGCTGAACGTTACGCAAAGCGCGCTGCCTTATTTAAAACAGGCGCCGGACGGCGCCAGCGTCGTCAACCTGGCCTCGCTGGCCGGGCGGTCGGGCGGCCACTCGGGCTCGCTGGCATATTCCACGACCAAAGGCGCCGTGCTGGCCTGGACCCGCTCTCTGGCAGCCGAGCTGGGCCAGTATGGCATCAGGGTTAACGCGGTCGCGCCGGGACTGATTCTGGGCACCCGGTTCCACAATCAGCACACCACCAAAGAATCCGCCGACGAAACCATCAGCGCGATTCCGCTGGGCCGGGCCGGCACTGCCGAAGATGTTGCGCGGGTGATCAAATTCCTGGCCGCGGAATACGATGGCTTCGTATCAGGAGCCACGATAGATATTAACGGCGGCATTTACCGTATGTGA
- the cadR gene encoding Cd(II)/Pb(II)-responsive transcriptional regulator — translation MKIGEVAQLAHCTVETVRFYEKEGLLPVPVRTAANYRSYTPAHVERLRFIRNCRVLNMTHGEIRSLLSLLDRPDTGCGAVNHLLEEHIDHVEERIRELTQLKEQLTGLRKRCRSEQRVDACGIVQGIVSMDVGSAQERHTHLG, via the coding sequence ATGAAAATCGGTGAAGTGGCGCAACTGGCGCACTGCACGGTGGAAACCGTGCGTTTTTATGAAAAAGAGGGGCTGCTGCCCGTCCCTGTGCGTACTGCCGCCAACTATCGCAGCTATACGCCGGCCCATGTGGAGCGCCTGCGGTTTATCCGCAACTGCCGTGTGCTGAATATGACCCACGGGGAAATCCGCTCGCTGCTGAGCCTGCTGGATCGGCCCGACACCGGATGCGGCGCGGTCAACCATCTGCTTGAGGAGCATATTGACCATGTGGAGGAGCGCATCAGGGAGCTGACCCAGCTTAAAGAGCAGCTTACCGGCCTGCGCAAGCGCTGCCGGAGTGAACAGCGGGTGGACGCCTGCGGCATTGTGCAGGGCATCGTATCGATGGACGTCGGGTCTGCGCAGGAAAGGCATACGCATCTGGGTTAG
- a CDS encoding RbsD/FucU family protein, producing the protein MIKSEILHPELLSCLAKCGHKTNIVIADSNYSFVTNSAPHATIIYLNFAPGMIRSTVILEKILKYINIETVTFMEYPADFDNTIEAEYKAILPAGTDIAYVGRNEFYAAAKSPDTLLVIASGEAKRFANLIITVGVVS; encoded by the coding sequence ATGATCAAATCTGAAATATTGCACCCTGAATTATTAAGCTGCCTGGCAAAATGCGGACACAAAACCAATATTGTCATTGCTGACAGCAATTATTCCTTTGTCACCAATTCGGCGCCTCATGCCACCATTATCTATCTTAATTTTGCGCCCGGAATGATACGAAGCACCGTGATCCTGGAGAAAATCCTAAAATATATTAATATCGAAACGGTGACCTTCATGGAATATCCCGCCGATTTTGACAATACCATTGAAGCGGAATATAAAGCCATTCTGCCGGCGGGTACCGATATTGCCTACGTCGGCAGAAATGAATTTTACGCCGCCGCCAAATCGCCGGACACGCTGCTGGTTATCGCCTCGGGAGAAGCGAAACGATTCGCCAATCTTATTATTACCGTCGGCGTGGTGTCTTAG